A DNA window from Hevea brasiliensis isolate MT/VB/25A 57/8 chromosome 2, ASM3005281v1, whole genome shotgun sequence contains the following coding sequences:
- the LOC110643563 gene encoding abscisic acid 8'-hydroxylase CYP707A1: protein MVGILVYVLIFVLSLLLFITKRKGMKELYKRVELPPGSMGWPYIGETLQLYSRDPNVFFADKQKRYGEIFKSHILGCPCVMLASPEAARFVLVTQAQLFKPTYPKSKEHLIGPSALFFHQGDYHMRLRKLVQGSLSLDALRNLVVDISALAASALDSWIGGHVINTFQELKKFSFEVGILAIFGHLEIHYKEELKKNYRIVDKGYNSFPTSLPGTTYRKAQTARERLSKILSDIISERKEKRLLEKDLLGCLLNSKDEKGQVLTDDQIADNIIGVLFAAQDTTASSLTWIVKYLHDNPKLLEAVKAEQKEIYKMNGEGSQPLSWNQTRNMPFTSKIVLESLRMASIISFTFREAVADVEYNGYLIPKGWKVMPLFRNIHHNPEYFSDPHNFDPSRFEVAPKPNTFVPFGSGVHVCPGNEFAKLEMLIITHHLTTKFRWEVVGSQNEIQYGPFPVPLNGLPARFWKAQDN, encoded by the exons ATGGTTGGGATTCTTGTTTATGTTCTCATTTTTGTTCTTAGTCTGCTGTTGTTTATCACCAAAAGAAAAGGCATGAAGGAACTCTATAAAAGAGTTGAGCTTCCTCCAGGTTCAATGGGTTGGCCTTACATTGGAGAGACTCTTCAACTATACTCTCGAGACCCAAATGTATTCTTTGCAGACAAACAGAAGAG ATATGGAGAAATCTTCAAGAGCCATATTCTGGGTTGCCCTTGTGTCATGCTGGCCAGCCCTGAGGCAGCTCGGTTTGTGCTTGTGACCCAAGCTCAATTGTTCAAGCCAACGTATCCCAAAAGCAAGGAACATCTAATCGGCCCATCAGCCCTCTTTTTTCACCAAGGAGATTACCATATGCGTCTAAGGAAGTTGGTTCAGGGCTCCTTGTCTCTGGATGCACTTCGAAACTTGGTTGTCGATATTTCAGCCCTAGCAGCCTCCGCCTTGGACTCGTGGATTGGCGGACATGTTATAAATACCTTTCAGGAATTGAAAAAG TTTTCTTTTGAAGTTGGTATTCTGGCAATTTTTGGGCATTTGGAGATCCATTATAAAGAAGAATTGAAAAAGAACTACAGGATAGTTGATAAAGGCTACAATTCCTTTCCAACAAGCCTTCCCGGAACTACTTACAGAAAGGCACAGACG GCGAGAGAGAGGCTAAGCAAGATTCTCAGTGACATTATCAgcgaaagaaaggagaaaagattACTTGAAAAGGATCTTTTGGGTTGTCTACTGAACTCAAAAGATGAGAAAGGACAGGTCTTAACAGATGATCAAATCGCCGATAACATTATCGGAGTTCTTTTTGCAGCTCAGGACACCACAGCCAGTTCCTTGACATGGATTGTCAAATACCTCCATGACAATCCGAAACTTCTAGAGGCTGTAAAG GCTGAACAGAAGGAGATTTACAAAATGAATGGTGAAGGTAGTCAGCCATTGAGTTGGAATCAAACTAGAAACATGCCCTTTACTTCCAag ATTGTTTTAGAGAGCCTGAGAATGGCAAGCATTATATCCTTTACTTTTAGAGAAGCAGTGGCTGATGTGGAATACAATG GGTACCTGATTCCCAAAGGTTGGAAGGTGATGCCTTTATTCAGGAACATTCATCACAATCCAGAATATTTTAGTGATCCTCATAATTTTGATCCCTCAAGATTTGAG GTTGCACCAAAACCCAATACATTTGTGCCATTTGGGAGTGGAGTTCATGTTTGCCCTGGAAATGAGTTTGCCAAGTTGGAAATGCTTATCATTACCCACCATTTAACCACCAAGTTCAG